In Natronococcus occultus SP4, the following proteins share a genomic window:
- a CDS encoding LAGLIDADG family homing endonuclease encodes MAQAGNSELVDSFEQFFRNYYDNEIKQLAQQYPNEQRSLHVDWQDLYRYDPNLADDFLAQPEQLQRYAEEALRLYDLPIDVSLGQAHVRVHNLPETESPEIRDIRARDMNSLVQVRGIVRKATDVRPKIEEAAFECQLCGTLTRVPQSSGDFQEPHECQGCERQGPFRVNFDQSEFVDSQKLRIQESPEGLRGGETPQSLDVHVEDDITGEVTPGDHVSATGVLRLEQQGDGQDKSPVFDFYMEGMAVDIDEEQFEDMDITEEDKEEIVRLSSSDDIYEQMVGSIAPSIYGYEQEKLAMILQLFSGVTKQLPDGSRIRGDLHMLLIGDPGTGKCVRGDTKVTLADGRNVPIRDLVEANIEDPKPIDDGWYDEIDLEVPSLQDDGSIAPQRATKVWKREAPDQMYQIRTSSGRELEVTPSHPLFVGVADGYRAIRADELSVGDSIAVTTGSANTVDQPTVNEVPVLADGGTVASTSAVADQINSIETVDPDYDWVYDLEIEGTHNYVSNGIISHNSQMLGYIQNIAPRSVYTSGKGSSSAGLCVTGETLIHTEDGFRQAKDVATTRLPDPVDTETAVEDEIGLYTFDRDSGALETRSTSHVWRMPPKECRRIETARGKELEASQSTPVLTCGEDGLEWTQISNVEAGDYVAVPKYDEVDRSTPPIEDYLEFTNEKLKLADESIVQIRRQLCETYGTLRDAAAELDLSEDFVYDTIRNRHIPIAKLERVLEGIDLELDQLSVERAMLRHGDGVRIPDEFDEDLCYLLGLVFGDGDIRLSRRDGNRGLVRISNSDETILERAVEIVDDTFDKRPEIEYQDDRVPCIRVHSATIAQLFSNAGMETPKEDLKLDPALTTAEHADAFLRGLMDADGSVSSRTDGGSSIHFSTISQEFAEQVQLMLETYGVRSRVRERDRRGVSVLENGYEIESNHVQYHLECYGRNIERYADAIGFGYPTKRAALEEIVGDATRREEKIPVGTTLATVDAAGGEYYMNLNRGDNPGRGRARRMLEEVDLGDAEPIVEEAVEADLCWDEVVAAVDTGEKEVFDLTVPETHNFLANGVVTHNTAAAVRDDFGDGQQWTLEAGALVLADQGIAAVDELDKMRCVTGESLVELSNGSSIAIEEIAQQAAKAGEIEPLENGRTMRNVDVSVRTMTDSGAIVERPVTAVHQYETPSELIEVITEDGEKLRSTPDHPFFIRQDGSTIERSATNLEVGDRTLVPCNESSIVTDGGAVMTDQSARSSLHDVEPSEIVKIHRIDGDEWDYVYDLTVEGTHNFIANGMVVHNSEDRSAMHEALEQQKISVSKAGINATLKSRCSLLGAANPKYGRFDQYEPIGEQIDLEPALISRFDLIFTVTDQPDEEKDKNLAEHILTTNYAGELTTQREEMTSLEVSEEEIEEMTEQVDPVIDAELLRKYIAYAKQNCHPRMTEDARETIRDFYVDLRAKGTDEDAPVPVTARKLEALVRLSEASARVRLSDTVEQRDAERVVEIVRSCLQDIGVDPETGEFDADIVEAGTSKSQRDRIKNIKGLISDIEEEYDEGAPVDIVLERADEIGMDESKAEHEIDKLKQKGEVYEPSTDTLRTT; translated from the coding sequence ATGGCGCAAGCGGGCAATTCTGAACTCGTCGACTCGTTCGAGCAGTTCTTCCGTAACTACTACGACAACGAGATCAAGCAGCTTGCGCAGCAGTACCCCAACGAGCAGCGGTCGCTTCACGTCGACTGGCAGGATCTCTACCGATACGATCCGAACCTCGCCGACGACTTCCTCGCCCAGCCCGAACAGCTCCAGCGCTACGCCGAAGAGGCGCTCCGGCTGTACGATCTGCCGATCGACGTCAGCCTCGGCCAGGCCCACGTTCGGGTCCACAACCTTCCCGAAACCGAGTCGCCCGAAATTCGGGACATCCGCGCCCGCGACATGAACTCCCTCGTACAGGTCCGGGGGATCGTCCGCAAGGCGACCGACGTCCGTCCGAAGATCGAAGAGGCTGCCTTCGAGTGTCAGCTCTGTGGCACCCTCACTAGAGTCCCCCAGTCCAGCGGTGACTTTCAGGAACCCCACGAATGCCAGGGGTGTGAACGTCAGGGCCCGTTCCGCGTGAACTTCGACCAGTCGGAGTTCGTCGACTCTCAGAAACTGCGCATCCAGGAGAGTCCCGAGGGTCTCAGAGGTGGGGAGACCCCGCAATCACTCGACGTCCACGTCGAGGACGACATCACCGGCGAAGTGACGCCCGGTGACCACGTCTCCGCGACGGGCGTGCTCCGACTCGAACAGCAGGGCGACGGCCAGGACAAATCGCCCGTCTTCGACTTCTACATGGAGGGGATGGCCGTCGACATCGACGAAGAGCAGTTCGAGGACATGGACATCACCGAGGAGGACAAAGAGGAGATCGTCCGGCTGTCCTCGAGCGATGACATCTACGAGCAGATGGTCGGCTCGATCGCTCCATCCATCTACGGCTACGAACAGGAGAAACTCGCGATGATCCTCCAACTCTTTTCGGGGGTGACGAAGCAGTTGCCGGACGGCTCGCGGATCCGCGGCGACCTCCATATGCTGCTGATCGGGGACCCGGGTACTGGAAAGTGCGTCCGCGGAGACACGAAGGTGACACTCGCAGACGGACGCAATGTCCCGATCCGTGACCTCGTCGAGGCGAACATCGAGGACCCGAAACCGATCGACGACGGGTGGTACGACGAGATCGATCTCGAGGTGCCGTCGCTGCAGGACGACGGTTCGATCGCTCCACAGCGGGCGACGAAGGTCTGGAAGCGTGAGGCACCTGATCAGATGTATCAGATTCGGACTTCGAGCGGGCGTGAACTCGAGGTGACGCCGTCGCATCCGCTGTTCGTCGGTGTTGCTGACGGCTATCGGGCAATCCGTGCCGACGAACTCTCAGTTGGAGATTCGATCGCCGTGACAACGGGAAGTGCGAACACGGTCGATCAGCCGACGGTAAACGAAGTGCCCGTCCTCGCTGACGGAGGAACAGTCGCGTCTACGAGCGCTGTAGCTGATCAGATCAACTCTATTGAAACGGTCGATCCCGACTACGACTGGGTGTACGACCTCGAGATAGAGGGGACTCACAACTACGTTTCGAACGGGATCATCTCCCATAACTCCCAGATGCTGGGCTACATTCAGAACATCGCCCCTCGCTCCGTCTACACCTCCGGGAAGGGGTCGTCCTCGGCTGGCCTCTGTGTCACGGGGGAGACGCTGATCCATACCGAAGACGGGTTCCGACAGGCCAAGGACGTCGCCACTACTCGGCTCCCCGATCCAGTCGACACCGAAACTGCAGTCGAAGACGAAATCGGCCTCTACACGTTTGATCGGGACTCGGGAGCCCTCGAGACACGATCGACGTCACACGTCTGGCGAATGCCGCCAAAGGAGTGTCGACGGATAGAGACGGCACGAGGTAAGGAACTCGAAGCGTCACAGAGCACGCCAGTGTTGACCTGTGGCGAGGACGGGCTCGAATGGACGCAGATATCGAACGTCGAAGCAGGTGATTACGTCGCGGTACCGAAGTACGACGAGGTCGACCGCTCGACGCCGCCGATCGAGGACTACCTCGAGTTCACGAACGAGAAGCTGAAACTCGCCGACGAGTCGATCGTTCAGATCCGCCGGCAGCTCTGTGAAACGTACGGAACGCTCCGTGACGCAGCGGCGGAGCTCGACCTCTCGGAGGACTTCGTCTACGATACGATTCGGAACCGACATATTCCCATAGCAAAGCTCGAACGAGTGCTCGAGGGGATCGACCTCGAGTTGGACCAGCTCTCGGTCGAACGCGCGATGCTTCGTCACGGGGACGGCGTCCGTATCCCCGACGAGTTCGACGAGGACCTCTGTTATCTGCTCGGCCTCGTCTTCGGAGACGGAGATATCAGGCTCTCGCGCCGCGACGGAAACCGCGGTCTCGTTCGAATTTCTAACAGCGACGAAACGATTCTCGAGCGGGCGGTCGAGATCGTCGACGATACGTTCGACAAGCGGCCCGAAATCGAGTATCAGGACGATCGAGTTCCGTGTATTCGCGTTCACAGCGCTACTATCGCGCAGTTGTTCTCTAACGCCGGGATGGAGACGCCGAAGGAGGATCTGAAGCTCGATCCTGCACTGACGACCGCCGAGCACGCCGATGCGTTCCTCCGCGGACTGATGGACGCCGATGGATCCGTTTCGTCCCGAACTGACGGGGGCTCGAGCATCCACTTTTCGACGATCAGCCAGGAGTTCGCCGAACAGGTGCAGCTGATGCTCGAAACCTACGGCGTTCGATCCCGCGTTCGCGAGCGCGACCGTCGCGGTGTGTCCGTCCTCGAGAACGGCTACGAGATCGAATCGAATCACGTCCAGTATCACTTGGAGTGTTACGGTCGCAACATCGAACGGTACGCGGACGCGATCGGATTCGGCTACCCGACAAAACGGGCTGCGCTCGAGGAAATCGTCGGGGATGCCACACGCCGGGAGGAGAAGATTCCGGTCGGAACCACACTCGCAACCGTCGATGCTGCTGGTGGGGAATACTATATGAATCTCAACCGTGGCGACAATCCCGGCCGTGGACGGGCTCGACGGATGCTCGAGGAGGTCGATCTCGGAGACGCCGAACCGATCGTCGAGGAGGCAGTCGAGGCCGACCTGTGCTGGGACGAGGTCGTCGCCGCGGTCGACACCGGCGAGAAGGAGGTGTTCGACCTCACCGTCCCGGAGACGCACAACTTCCTCGCGAACGGGGTCGTCACCCACAACACGGCTGCGGCGGTCCGCGACGACTTCGGCGACGGCCAGCAGTGGACCCTTGAGGCCGGCGCGCTCGTCCTCGCCGATCAGGGGATCGCGGCGGTCGACGAACTCGACAAAATGCGGTGCGTGACGGGGGAAAGCCTCGTCGAATTATCCAACGGATCGTCTATCGCCATCGAAGAGATAGCGCAACAGGCTGCAAAAGCGGGTGAAATCGAACCGCTAGAAAACGGACGAACGATGCGGAACGTCGACGTGAGTGTTCGGACGATGACCGACTCCGGAGCGATCGTCGAACGACCGGTCACTGCCGTACATCAGTACGAGACCCCATCGGAACTGATCGAAGTCATCACCGAAGACGGTGAGAAGCTCCGCTCGACACCAGACCATCCGTTCTTCATCCGACAAGACGGATCGACAATCGAACGAAGCGCAACAAATCTCGAGGTCGGTGATCGAACGCTCGTCCCCTGTAACGAGTCATCAATCGTCACAGATGGCGGTGCTGTAATGACCGACCAGTCAGCACGCTCGAGTCTTCATGATGTCGAACCCTCGGAAATCGTCAAAATCCACCGGATCGATGGCGATGAGTGGGACTACGTCTACGACCTCACAGTTGAAGGGACCCACAACTTCATCGCCAACGGCATGGTCGTTCACAACTCCGAGGACCGCTCGGCCATGCACGAGGCCCTCGAGCAACAGAAGATCTCGGTTTCGAAGGCCGGCATCAACGCCACGCTCAAGTCCCGCTGTTCGCTACTGGGCGCCGCGAACCCCAAGTACGGTCGGTTCGACCAGTACGAGCCCATCGGCGAGCAGATCGACCTCGAACCGGCCCTGATCTCGCGGTTCGATCTGATCTTCACGGTCACCGACCAGCCCGACGAGGAGAAAGACAAGAATCTCGCCGAGCACATTCTCACGACCAACTACGCAGGGGAGCTGACCACCCAGCGCGAGGAGATGACCAGTCTCGAGGTCAGCGAGGAGGAGATCGAGGAGATGACCGAACAGGTCGATCCCGTGATCGACGCCGAACTCCTCCGAAAGTACATCGCCTACGCGAAGCAGAACTGCCACCCACGGATGACCGAGGACGCCCGCGAGACGATCCGGGACTTCTACGTCGACCTGCGCGCGAAAGGCACCGACGAGGACGCCCCCGTCCCGGTCACCGCACGAAAGCTCGAGGCGCTGGTGCGGCTCTCGGAGGCAAGCGCCCGGGTGCGACTTTCGGATACGGTCGAGCAACGCGACGCCGAGCGGGTCGTCGAGATCGTCCGCTCGTGTCTGCAGGATATCGGCGTCGACCCCGAAACCGGCGAGTTCGACGCGGACATCGTCGAGGCCGGCACCTCGAAGTCCCAGCGGGATCGGATCAAGAACATCAAGGGGCTGATCAGCGACATCGAGGAGGAGTACGACGAGGGCGCGCCGGTCGATATCGTTCTCGAGCGGGCCGACGAGATCGGGATGGACGAGTCGAAGGCCGAACACGAGATCGACAAGCTCAAACAGAAAGGCGAGGTCTACGAGCCAAGCACCGATACGCTCCGAACGACCTAG
- a CDS encoding DUF502 domain-containing protein, translating into MDAVSEQPKRWLVNGIILTIPLVVTLLVLLVVIDFVLGILSPIVAGVQYVWPNEPPRIVIQLTTLASLIGFFLVIGFAAEHTPGKRVSERVHATIETIPGVSVLYESVRRASDILVNDETDQFKEVKLVEFPHDDAYMFGFLTADTPVTIERTVDGDEMMTLMVPLGPNPTTNGYVMHVPTENVYDVDVTVEEAVRSIATLGVAVDELGKEGPDDANKEAVENAPFDPRRE; encoded by the coding sequence ATGGATGCGGTCTCGGAGCAGCCGAAACGGTGGCTCGTCAACGGAATTATTCTGACGATCCCGCTCGTCGTGACGCTGCTCGTACTGCTGGTCGTGATCGATTTCGTCCTCGGAATCCTCTCGCCGATCGTCGCCGGCGTGCAGTACGTCTGGCCGAACGAACCGCCTCGGATCGTCATTCAGCTGACGACCCTGGCGTCGCTGATCGGATTCTTTCTGGTGATCGGGTTCGCCGCCGAACACACGCCCGGAAAGCGCGTCTCGGAACGGGTCCACGCGACGATAGAAACGATTCCAGGCGTGAGCGTCCTCTACGAGAGCGTCCGGCGGGCCAGTGACATCCTCGTCAACGACGAGACCGACCAGTTCAAGGAGGTGAAACTCGTCGAGTTCCCTCACGACGACGCGTATATGTTCGGATTTCTGACCGCGGACACCCCAGTGACGATCGAACGGACCGTCGACGGCGACGAGATGATGACGCTCATGGTTCCGCTCGGCCCGAACCCGACGACCAACGGGTACGTCATGCACGTTCCCACCGAAAACGTCTACGACGTCGACGTCACCGTCGAGGAAGCCGTTCGCTCGATCGCGACGCTCGGCGTCGCGGTCGACGAACTCGGCAAAGAGGGACCCGACGACGCGAACAAAGAGGCCGTCGAGAACGCCCCGTTCGATCCGCGCCGGGAGTGA
- a CDS encoding cold-shock protein has product MANGKVDFFNDTGGYGFIDTEDADEDVFFHMEDVGGEDLTEGTEIEFDIEQAPKGPRATNVERV; this is encoded by the coding sequence ATGGCAAACGGTAAGGTTGACTTCTTCAACGACACTGGCGGCTACGGTTTCATCGACACTGAGGACGCGGACGAGGACGTTTTCTTCCACATGGAGGACGTCGGCGGCGAGGACCTGACTGAGGGTACCGAGATCGAGTTCGACATCGAGCAGGCCCCCAAGGGTCCGCGCGCAACGAACGTCGAGCGCGTCTAA
- a CDS encoding pro-sigmaK processing inhibitor BofA family protein, translated as MVTGLEILLLVIVLVAVLGATTIIQTVRPFIVNAVVGLLVLFLAQAVFGVSVAITPIALLIVALGGLPGSLLVLLLSLFGVAFVP; from the coding sequence ATGGTTACAGGACTCGAGATTCTCCTCCTGGTGATCGTCCTCGTCGCCGTCCTCGGCGCCACGACGATCATCCAGACCGTTCGTCCCTTCATCGTCAACGCGGTCGTCGGACTACTCGTGTTGTTTCTCGCCCAGGCAGTCTTCGGCGTCTCCGTTGCGATCACGCCGATCGCGCTCCTGATCGTCGCCCTCGGCGGACTGCCGGGTTCGCTGCTGGTGTTGTTGCTCTCGCTGTTCGGCGTCGCCTTCGTCCCCTGA
- a CDS encoding DEAD/DEAH box helicase: MSQQVQDVETIFCHQTGDDYLVVVQRDGTRLFRAKLALSETAAGPRPAKFRLKQGSSEEPRQPDEFVELARRAKRIRISEQTAAEKRRELTEMLSGYQLEDKAKAVRTCRYCASAGRYSPVTTETAVKDDADWICRDCARQELERQLSYSGGGSVTGAAKERLEELMLEVQDLDRIVNLLQGQLDPDLTQFDTISATTDEVDPVRLDSLNLHPGLQGLLEDRFETLLPVQSLSVENGLFDGDDQLVVSATATGKTLVGEMAGLNRVLNGKGKMLFLVPLVALANQKHEDFEDEYGHLVDVSLRVGASRITDDGNRFDPNADVIVGTYEGIDHALRTGKDLGDIGTVVIDEVHTLKEEERGHRLDGLISRLKHTTEQRATRRDDYGGAQWIYLSATVGNTEQLADVLESKLIEFEERPVPIERHVTFADGQEKVRIENKLVKREFDTESSKGYRGQTIIFTNSRRRCHEISRKLEYSAAPYHAGLDYGRRKQVERQFGDQELSAVVTTAALAAGVDFPASQVIFDSLAMGIEWLSVQEFHQMLGRAGRPDYHDEGKVYVLVEPDCTYHNSMEMTEDEVAFKLLKGEMESVMTHYDEDAAVEETLANIVVGGKAAKGLNDRMLGEVPTKHAIGKLLEYGFIDGFEPTPLGEVVTRHFLSPGEAFALVDGIRKEAHPYDLIADIELRDEEL, from the coding sequence GTGTCGCAGCAGGTCCAGGACGTCGAGACGATCTTCTGTCACCAGACGGGCGACGACTACCTCGTCGTCGTCCAGCGGGACGGTACCCGACTGTTTCGGGCGAAACTCGCACTCTCCGAGACCGCGGCTGGCCCCCGGCCCGCCAAGTTCCGGTTGAAGCAGGGTTCGAGCGAAGAACCGCGCCAGCCCGACGAGTTCGTCGAACTCGCCCGTCGAGCGAAGCGTATCCGTATCTCCGAGCAGACCGCCGCCGAGAAACGCCGCGAGCTCACCGAGATGCTGTCGGGCTACCAGCTCGAGGACAAGGCCAAGGCCGTCCGGACCTGCCGCTACTGTGCCTCCGCGGGGCGGTACTCGCCGGTGACGACCGAAACCGCCGTCAAGGACGACGCGGACTGGATCTGTCGGGACTGCGCCCGCCAGGAACTCGAGCGTCAGCTCTCCTACTCGGGAGGTGGCTCCGTCACCGGCGCCGCGAAGGAACGGCTCGAGGAGCTGATGCTCGAGGTTCAGGATCTGGACCGGATCGTCAACCTGCTGCAGGGCCAGCTCGATCCCGACCTCACCCAGTTCGACACGATCTCGGCGACGACCGACGAGGTCGACCCCGTCCGGCTCGATTCGCTGAACCTGCATCCCGGACTCCAGGGACTGCTCGAGGACCGATTCGAGACCCTGCTGCCGGTCCAGAGCCTCTCGGTCGAGAACGGCCTCTTCGACGGCGACGACCAGCTCGTCGTTTCGGCGACCGCGACAGGGAAAACGCTGGTCGGCGAGATGGCCGGCCTCAACCGCGTGCTCAACGGAAAAGGAAAGATGCTGTTTCTGGTTCCTCTCGTGGCGCTGGCCAACCAGAAACACGAGGACTTCGAGGACGAGTACGGCCATCTCGTCGACGTCTCCCTCAGAGTGGGAGCGAGCCGGATCACCGACGATGGCAACCGGTTCGATCCCAACGCCGACGTCATCGTCGGCACCTACGAGGGGATCGACCACGCACTGCGGACGGGCAAGGACCTCGGCGACATCGGCACCGTCGTCATCGACGAGGTCCACACCCTGAAAGAAGAGGAACGGGGCCACCGACTCGACGGCCTCATCTCGCGGCTCAAACACACCACCGAGCAGCGGGCCACCCGGCGGGACGACTACGGAGGCGCCCAGTGGATCTACCTCTCGGCGACGGTCGGCAACACCGAACAGCTCGCCGACGTCCTCGAATCAAAACTCATCGAGTTCGAGGAGCGACCCGTTCCGATCGAGCGCCACGTCACCTTCGCCGACGGTCAGGAGAAGGTCCGCATCGAGAACAAGCTCGTCAAACGCGAGTTCGACACCGAGTCCTCGAAGGGGTATCGCGGACAGACGATCATCTTCACGAACTCCCGCAGGCGGTGTCACGAGATCTCGCGGAAACTCGAGTACTCGGCGGCGCCGTACCACGCCGGGCTCGACTACGGTCGTCGCAAGCAGGTCGAACGCCAGTTCGGCGACCAGGAGCTCTCCGCGGTCGTAACGACCGCCGCCCTCGCGGCGGGGGTCGACTTCCCGGCCTCGCAGGTGATCTTCGACTCGCTGGCGATGGGGATCGAGTGGCTCTCGGTCCAGGAGTTCCACCAGATGCTCGGCCGCGCGGGTCGGCCGGACTACCACGACGAGGGGAAGGTGTACGTGCTGGTCGAACCCGACTGCACCTACCACAACTCCATGGAGATGACCGAGGACGAGGTCGCGTTTAAACTCCTGAAAGGGGAGATGGAGTCGGTGATGACCCACTACGACGAGGACGCCGCCGTCGAGGAGACGCTGGCGAACATCGTGGTCGGCGGCAAGGCCGCCAAAGGTCTCAACGACCGGATGCTCGGGGAGGTCCCGACTAAACACGCGATCGGCAAACTCCTCGAGTACGGCTTTATCGACGGCTTCGAACCGACGCCGCTCGGCGAGGTCGTCACCCGACACTTCCTCTCGCCCGGCGAGGCGTTCGCGCTCGTCGACGGGATCCGCAAGGAGGCCCACCCCTACGATCTGATCGCCGACATCGAGCTTCGGGACGAAGAACTGTAG